A window of the Butyricimonas faecalis genome harbors these coding sequences:
- a CDS encoding fimbrillin family protein, producing the protein MKIQSIYLLLQAALLLLLASCNQEETGGVTPLPDGKYPLQLTAELAQPQTRAGGKDTWTGGDEIGVLLGEMPDAKKYVMDASGKTQPADAENTIYWQSTAEASVQAWYPYQINPYVDIADQSGGYAAFDFLYATTRGRYDQEIYLRFNHRMAKIEFTLAAGEGIAEEEVDGATVNIYGVQEVNFINGTVQPVEGSYGEIELYHDAAAKKFEAVVVPQDMTGKPFIRIGIGGRTFAYTPETEAVGKLEAGKRYAYTITVKANGIDVQAMTGGTWNTAGEENVAVVKPIVYTADEAKAGDYIYSDGTTSDGGLRKRYTDGRAPVIASPKPQPIAGKNVVGVVFWTPKDTDPTGRKTPASLTDDKVMAKDFPNCTHGLAVSKVTHQILVGYQKAYEHISVNFQDSENFNPANKADYVSIRSSTMYFDPINRILGYQNTKVMRAYNEFYKNTSNRIVKPIAELENLTASNPAPKNSTGWFLPSVKELHILCYKDVDDIKRHYNYTYSQAENWNYIVNPSLDAAGSQRIRTTAYWSSTEGYYNDALAYIMLFPGATQRLSHKWEYEVEVLAVCAF; encoded by the coding sequence ATGAAGATACAAAGCATATACCTACTTTTGCAAGCCGCGTTGCTCCTGCTGCTTGCCTCTTGTAACCAAGAGGAGACGGGAGGCGTTACGCCCCTGCCCGACGGCAAGTACCCGTTACAACTGACGGCGGAGCTGGCACAGCCGCAAACCCGCGCCGGAGGCAAGGATACGTGGACGGGCGGTGATGAAATCGGGGTGCTGTTGGGTGAGATGCCCGATGCCAAGAAATACGTGATGGACGCCTCGGGCAAGACGCAGCCAGCAGATGCCGAAAACACCATCTACTGGCAAAGTACCGCCGAGGCTAGCGTTCAGGCATGGTATCCTTATCAGATCAACCCGTATGTCGACATTGCCGACCAGAGTGGCGGGTATGCCGCCTTCGATTTTCTGTACGCCACCACGCGGGGACGTTATGACCAAGAGATCTACCTCCGTTTCAATCACCGGATGGCAAAAATCGAGTTCACACTGGCGGCGGGCGAAGGCATCGCGGAAGAGGAGGTGGATGGCGCAACGGTTAACATTTACGGTGTACAGGAAGTCAACTTCATCAACGGCACCGTGCAACCCGTGGAAGGTTCATACGGCGAGATCGAACTCTATCACGATGCCGCAGCGAAGAAATTCGAGGCGGTGGTGGTGCCGCAAGATATGACGGGCAAGCCGTTTATCCGGATAGGTATCGGTGGAAGAACCTTTGCCTATACGCCCGAAACGGAAGCCGTGGGCAAGCTCGAAGCGGGCAAGCGATACGCATACACGATCACCGTGAAAGCAAACGGGATTGACGTACAGGCGATGACAGGCGGCACTTGGAACACAGCCGGCGAGGAGAACGTGGCGGTGGTCAAGCCGATTGTTTACACCGCCGATGAAGCGAAAGCGGGAGACTACATTTATTCGGACGGAACCACCTCCGACGGCGGACTGCGCAAGCGTTATACCGATGGACGAGCACCGGTCATCGCCAGCCCGAAGCCGCAACCCATAGCGGGCAAGAATGTTGTAGGTGTCGTCTTTTGGACACCGAAAGATACCGACCCCACAGGCAGAAAAACTCCCGCCTCCCTGACCGATGACAAGGTTATGGCAAAGGATTTTCCCAACTGCACCCACGGACTGGCCGTTTCCAAGGTGACCCACCAGATATTGGTGGGCTATCAAAAAGCGTATGAGCATATTTCGGTGAATTTTCAAGACTCCGAAAATTTCAACCCTGCCAACAAGGCGGATTATGTGTCTATTCGCAGCAGTACGATGTATTTCGACCCCATTAACCGAATTCTGGGCTATCAAAACACGAAAGTAATGCGGGCCTACAATGAATTTTACAAGAATACAAGCAACCGCATCGTCAAGCCCATTGCCGAACTGGAGAACTTGACCGCATCCAACCCTGCACCGAAGAACAGCACCGGATGGTTCCTCCCTTCGGTAAAGGAACTGCATATACTCTGCTATAAGGATGTGGATGACATCAAACGGCATTATAATTACACTTACTCTCAAGCCGAAAATTGGAATTATATAGTCAACCCATCCCTCGATGCAGCCGGCAGTCAGCGAATAAGAACCACCGCTTACTGGTCGTCCACGGAGGGATATTATAACGACGCTTTGGCCTATATCATGTTGTTCCCCGGGGCCACCCAGCGCCTTTCTCATAAGTGGGAGTACGAAGTTGAGGTGCTGGCCGTATGTGCTTTTTAA
- a CDS encoding fimbrillin family protein, with protein sequence MKLYNIYRTLHLTVLVLVVISCSKNEPVSPDGTEPGQPVSISITDGGYVSADACNATNDPASRAVENGYTTEFTEGDACGLFVVRGGKPVYSNEKLTAERDAATGDLVWKTEEGTTLSGGLSDEHYYLYYPYQTDMTDKTATLTGNAPTDAEFFAPLIASWQPQKDQSTYANYTKSDLMTAKGTAAKGTNNTLRLSFSMTHRMALAVIEMPATVYEFTNTPAIPAYTVRIPARFQTENLPYALPGGVYRYVVHPANATKLIGSYDDGKERGFAIEFAAGELGSGISKTYKVDSERATPQSHHLQIGDFFLADGRLLSKDAEQSEVQAAKVIGIVFQTASGRIGEAEKRALGESNVHGLVMSVRNAAASAQWSSETHEFEGLKNCESKSDNYNDISGLYNYRTVIDYAEKNGKLSSYPAFEAVAKWNADGSGHEAPDHTTGWFLASTGQCWDILQNLGGYAALADPTEQGSTDTGNTIFSWSNQGDGPRRLNVWMEKIANGNKDKFVSSCFWVSSEYSVNKAQCWFMESSGYVHCISEEKEESSIGVRPVLAF encoded by the coding sequence ATGAAACTATACAATATATACCGAACCTTACATCTGACAGTCCTCGTTCTTGTCGTCATCTCGTGCAGCAAGAACGAGCCGGTGTCGCCTGACGGTACAGAGCCGGGACAACCCGTCTCCATCTCCATCACCGACGGGGGCTATGTATCCGCCGATGCCTGCAATGCAACAAATGATCCGGCCTCCCGTGCCGTGGAAAACGGTTATACCACCGAATTCACCGAAGGCGATGCCTGCGGCCTCTTCGTGGTGCGTGGCGGAAAGCCGGTTTATTCCAACGAGAAACTGACGGCCGAAAGGGATGCCGCCACGGGCGATCTCGTCTGGAAGACCGAGGAGGGCACGACGCTTTCCGGCGGACTATCGGATGAACACTATTATCTCTACTATCCCTATCAGACGGACATGACCGACAAGACCGCAACCCTTACGGGCAACGCACCGACCGACGCGGAGTTCTTCGCCCCGCTCATCGCCTCGTGGCAGCCGCAAAAAGACCAAAGCACATACGCCAACTACACGAAGAGCGACCTGATGACCGCCAAGGGAACCGCCGCTAAAGGTACAAACAACACGCTTCGGCTATCTTTCTCCATGACCCACCGCATGGCTCTCGCCGTCATCGAGATGCCTGCAACGGTTTATGAGTTTACGAATACCCCCGCCATCCCTGCCTATACTGTCAGGATTCCTGCCCGCTTCCAAACCGAGAATCTGCCATACGCTCTTCCCGGCGGTGTCTATCGCTATGTAGTGCATCCGGCAAATGCTACCAAACTCATCGGCTCTTACGATGACGGAAAGGAGCGCGGGTTTGCCATTGAATTTGCGGCGGGTGAACTTGGTTCCGGCATCAGCAAGACTTATAAGGTGGACAGTGAAAGGGCAACACCTCAGTCGCACCATTTGCAGATCGGTGATTTCTTTCTCGCCGACGGCCGACTGCTGTCTAAAGACGCCGAACAGTCCGAGGTACAGGCAGCCAAGGTCATCGGCATCGTCTTCCAGACTGCATCCGGGCGTATCGGTGAAGCCGAGAAGAGAGCCTTGGGCGAAAGCAATGTACATGGTCTTGTGATGTCCGTAAGGAATGCCGCAGCGAGTGCCCAATGGAGCTCTGAGACACATGAGTTTGAAGGTTTGAAAAACTGCGAGTCTAAGTCCGATAACTACAATGACATCAGCGGCCTGTACAACTACAGAACGGTCATCGACTACGCGGAAAAGAACGGCAAACTTTCGTCATATCCCGCTTTCGAGGCCGTCGCCAAATGGAATGCCGACGGCAGTGGACATGAAGCCCCTGACCATACCACAGGCTGGTTTCTTGCTTCCACCGGCCAGTGCTGGGATATCCTTCAGAATTTGGGCGGTTATGCAGCTCTGGCAGATCCCACCGAACAAGGCTCGACAGATACCGGCAATACTATCTTTTCATGGTCCAATCAAGGCGATGGTCCCCGCCGCTTGAACGTTTGGATGGAAAAAATCGCCAACGGCAACAAGGATAAATTTGTCAGCAGTTGTTTTTGGGTGTCTTCGGAGTACTCTGTCAACAAAGCACAGTGCTGGTTCATGGAGTCCTCTGGCTATGTGCATTGCATCTCCGAGGAGAAGGAGGAGAGCAGCATCGGCGTGCGGCCTGTCCTTGCTTTCTGA
- a CDS encoding fimbrillin family protein yields MKIQGIYTFLQAALLLLFASCSQEETGGVTPLPDGKYPLQLTVEQAQPQTRTGGKDTWTGGEEIGVLLDGMTDAKKYVMDASGKAEPADAGNTIYWKNTAEASVQAWYPYRTDSPVNISDQSGGYADFDLLYATARGRYDQAINLRFNHRMAKVEVTLAAGDDITEEELDGATVKIYGVWEVKFIDGSVNPKESTYGEIKPYHDGATKKFEAVMAPQNTTGKVLIEIGIGGKTFTYTPDTDAVGKLEAGKRYAYTITVKAGGIDVQAVSSGTWSISNENVNVSSKEVKQSFTSDELKIGDYYYSDGTWSDGGLRRIYSDGSMEIATPKPAPMLNTESGASRTVIGIVFQTDPNRIGTAEKSKLGEGNVHGLVMAVKSISGVTTWGPNYAEVMTKCDSKKKNYDDISGYGNCEFIRNYYSHFINHPAFKAADDWNASDSEHKAPENTTGWFLPSSGQLWDIMQNLGGCPALARLDEQTSGTPNISMKWDKQGDVPATLNNWMIHIADKSKSLFREIDQLWTSSQYGDYDTSTWWVYSSGTVFCYKTFKNNGLSTIFVRPVLAF; encoded by the coding sequence ATGAAGATACAAGGTATATACACATTCCTGCAAGCCGCCCTGCTTCTGCTGTTTGCTTCTTGTAGTCAAGAGGAGACGGGAGGCGTTACGCCCCTGCCCGACGGCAAGTACCCGTTACAACTGACGGTGGAGCAGGCACAGCCGCAGACCCGCACCGGAGGCAAGGACACGTGGACGGGCGGAGAGGAGATCGGAGTACTGTTGGACGGCATGACTGATGCCAAGAAGTATGTGATGGACGCTTCCGGCAAGGCGGAACCGGCAGATGCCGGGAATACCATCTACTGGAAGAATACCGCCGAGGCTAGCGTTCAGGCATGGTATCCTTATAGGACCGACTCGCCTGTCAACATCTCCGACCAAAGTGGTGGGTATGCAGACTTCGACCTCCTGTACGCCACTGCCAGAGGGCGTTATGACCAAGCCATCAACCTTCGTTTCAACCACCGCATGGCGAAAGTCGAAGTCACGCTCGCTGCCGGTGACGATATCACGGAAGAGGAACTGGATGGCGCAACGGTTAAAATCTACGGTGTATGGGAAGTCAAATTCATCGACGGTAGCGTGAATCCGAAGGAAAGTACATACGGTGAGATAAAACCGTATCACGATGGTGCAACGAAGAAATTCGAAGCAGTGATGGCACCGCAGAATACGACGGGCAAAGTGCTCATTGAGATAGGCATCGGTGGTAAAACCTTCACATATACCCCCGATACGGATGCCGTAGGCAAGCTCGAAGCGGGCAAGCGGTACGCTTACACCATCACCGTGAAAGCAGGCGGAATAGACGTGCAGGCGGTGAGCAGCGGCACTTGGAGTATCAGCAACGAGAACGTGAATGTCTCCTCCAAAGAAGTGAAGCAGAGTTTCACAAGTGATGAACTTAAAATCGGTGACTACTATTACTCCGATGGGACTTGGAGCGATGGAGGCCTACGCAGAATCTATTCTGACGGCAGTATGGAGATAGCAACTCCCAAGCCCGCTCCGATGCTCAACACGGAGAGCGGTGCAAGCAGGACGGTCATCGGCATCGTTTTCCAGACCGACCCGAACCGTATCGGCACAGCCGAGAAGTCTAAATTGGGCGAAGGGAATGTGCATGGTCTTGTGATGGCCGTGAAAAGTATCTCCGGAGTTACAACGTGGGGACCCAATTATGCTGAGGTTATGACGAAATGTGATTCCAAGAAGAAAAACTACGACGACATCAGCGGCTATGGCAACTGCGAGTTTATCCGTAACTATTATAGTCATTTTATCAACCATCCTGCCTTTAAGGCAGCCGACGACTGGAATGCTTCGGATAGTGAACACAAAGCGCCTGAGAACACTACCGGCTGGTTTCTTCCTTCCTCCGGTCAATTGTGGGACATTATGCAAAATCTGGGCGGTTGTCCGGCGTTGGCACGATTGGATGAGCAAACCTCGGGAACCCCCAATATTAGCATGAAGTGGGATAAGCAAGGCGATGTCCCCGCCACTCTGAATAACTGGATGATACATATCGCCGATAAAAGCAAAAGTTTATTCCGCGAGATCGACCAGTTATGGACATCATCTCAATACGGTGACTACGACACGTCGACATGGTGGGTGTACTCCTCAGGCACCGTGTTCTGCTATAAGACTTTTAAGAATAACGGACTATCAACAATATTCGTGCGTCCCGTCCTTGCTTTTTGA
- a CDS encoding fimbrillin family protein, which yields MKRTDSSKLWSYLCGRLSVLILAGGLLVACDKEETGGVTPLPDGKYPLQLTAKVAQPQTRAGGKDSWTGGEEIGVMLEGMLDPKKYVMDASGKAEPADAENTIYWQDPTKTRVTAWTPNVSNVDISNQRDGYADFDLLYASALGRYKQTVTLNFNHRMAKIEVTLAAGEGITEEEITGATVTFFGDSETDFSGGMVEPADQSDGEIAPYHDVTTKKYEAVMVPQNMKGKPLVRVDIGGKTFAYTPETDVAGNLEANKRYAYAITVKANGIDVQTVTGDTWSEGDKEDVVSLMNTYTADELKIGDFLYSDGTYSDGGLRKLYTDDSSEWDESIKPIDGKTCIGIVFHAGQHEHDDSDYSTTGIGQKKCRGYAVALQDATTTNIYCMWGVYNKELGLYPTYPGSNKRPNNIDYPDYDWSGYTNTRKIVNAAGGEQNLNKDTEAGYPAIWYAVVDYESKHPAPAKSSGWFLPSIGQMYRLYTQRKVLEKISVYDSLHGQYWSSSEEYGAPNYEALYVSFTYTIWTIDGGEKGSNDCYVRSILAF from the coding sequence ATGAAAAGAACAGATTCTTCCAAACTATGGTCGTACCTCTGCGGCCGGTTATCGGTTTTGATACTCGCAGGCGGACTGCTCGTTGCCTGCGACAAGGAGGAAACGGGAGGTGTCACGCCCCTGCCCGATGGCAAGTACCCGTTACAACTGACGGCAAAGGTGGCACAGCCGCAGACCCGCGCTGGCGGTAAGGACTCGTGGACGGGCGGCGAGGAGATCGGGGTGATGTTGGAGGGGATGCTCGACCCCAAGAAATACGTGATGGACGCCTCGGGCAAGGCGGAACCGGCAGACGCCGAAAATACCATTTACTGGCAAGATCCCACCAAGACACGCGTTACGGCATGGACTCCGAATGTATCGAATGTGGATATCTCCAACCAAAGGGACGGGTATGCAGACTTCGACCTCTTGTACGCCTCCGCGCTGGGACGTTATAAACAGACCGTCACGTTAAATTTCAACCACCGTATGGCGAAAATCGAAGTCACGCTCGCGGCGGGCGAAGGCATCACGGAGGAGGAGATAACGGGTGCGACCGTTACCTTTTTCGGTGACTCGGAAACCGACTTCAGCGGTGGTATGGTGGAACCGGCAGACCAGTCCGACGGCGAGATTGCACCGTATCACGATGTCACAACGAAGAAATACGAGGCAGTCATGGTGCCGCAAAACATGAAGGGCAAGCCGCTTGTCCGGGTAGACATCGGCGGAAAAACCTTTGCCTATACTCCCGAAACGGATGTCGCCGGCAATCTCGAGGCGAACAAGCGATACGCCTACGCCATCACCGTGAAAGCAAACGGAATTGACGTGCAGACAGTAACCGGAGACACGTGGAGCGAAGGTGACAAGGAGGACGTGGTGTCGCTTATGAACACGTACACCGCCGATGAACTAAAAATAGGAGACTTCCTCTATTCGGATGGCACGTATAGTGACGGAGGCTTGCGCAAACTCTACACCGATGATTCCTCTGAATGGGACGAAAGCATAAAACCTATAGACGGGAAAACGTGCATCGGCATCGTGTTCCATGCCGGTCAGCATGAACATGATGATTCCGACTATTCCACTACAGGCATTGGTCAGAAAAAATGTCGCGGCTATGCAGTCGCTTTGCAGGATGCCACCACTACTAACATCTATTGCATGTGGGGTGTTTACAATAAAGAACTTGGACTTTATCCTACATATCCAGGTAGCAATAAACGTCCGAATAATATTGATTATCCCGATTATGATTGGAGCGGTTACACCAACACTCGAAAGATAGTCAATGCAGCGGGTGGAGAGCAGAATCTGAACAAGGACACAGAAGCAGGTTACCCCGCAATCTGGTATGCCGTGGTGGACTACGAAAGCAAACACCCTGCCCCTGCAAAGAGCAGCGGATGGTTTCTTCCCTCCATCGGGCAGATGTACCGGCTTTACACGCAGCGTAAAGTGTTGGAAAAGATAAGCGTGTACGACTCTTTGCACGGGCAATATTGGTCATCTTCAGAAGAATACGGCGCTCCAAATTACGAGGCACTCTACGTATCCTTCACGTATACTATTTGGACCATAGATGGCGGTGAGAAGGGAAGTAATGATTGCTATGTACGTTCTATTCTGGCTTTCTGA